The Nerophis lumbriciformis linkage group LG15, RoL_Nlum_v2.1, whole genome shotgun sequence genome window below encodes:
- the cenpq gene encoding centromere protein Q gives MKPVRGSNRRAKNVPDLKKKTKTTNVVNSSTEHPDSPRRDDDDRQSPKKRKAPLKVGVRGNLKKIRRSSIIALENMMDLAILSTLVMGQREKKESQEHLNILKNRFLTHCAELQVPVKKQEELGNSSQRHQVEKKKSALGQQTLISLEKNLQSVISTLESTEEEASSLQSACNSLRERLEEEEENAKEILQRSQQSVLGLPSHPPGTDESTLEARLRQQVPDTDRDVTARELGKILQKPNAVKNAKILLTQAHINI, from the exons ATGAAGCCCGTACGCGGTTCTAATCGAAGAGCAAAAAATGTACCCGACCTAAAAAAGAAGACTAAAACTACAAATGTTGTCAATTCATCAACAGAACATCCG GATTCTCCACGCAGGGACGACGATGACAGGCAATCACCGAAGAAAAGAAAAG CTCCCCTTAAGGTCGGCGTTCGAGGAAACCTGAAGAAGATCCGCAGGTCCTCCATCATTGCACTGGAGAACATGATGGACCTGGCCATACT GTCAACTCTTGTTATGGGACAGAGAGAGAAGAAGGAGAGCCAGGAACatctaaatattctaaaaaacaG GTTCCTAACTCATTGTGCAGAGCTCCAAGTCCCAGTGAAGAAACAGGAAGAGCTCGGAAATTCATCACAGCGCCACCAGGTGGAGAAAAAGAAGTCAGCACTCGGGCAGCAGACTCTTATCTCCCTGGAG AAAAACCTCCAATCTGTGATTAGTACACTGGAGAGCACAGAGGAGGAGGCTTCTTCCCTGCAAAGTGCATGCAATTCTCTGAGGGAGCGactggaagaggaggaggagaacgCTAAGGAG ATCCTCCAGAGAAGTCAACAGTCAGTCCTCGGCCTCCCCTCTCACCCGCCAGGCACAGATGAATCAACATTAGAG GCTCGCTTAAGACAACAAGTACCAGACACAGACCGTGACGTCACCGCTCGGGAACTGGGGAAAATCTTACAAAAGCCAAACGCTGttaaaaatgcaaaaatcctGCTTACTCAAGCGCATATAAATATCTGA
- the mrpl16 gene encoding large ribosomal subunit protein uL16m encodes MISLIKTAVCSVAAVCSRGHQQGLLHGHLKALTSGVKTYEIPPDFSDVLMPERTKLKFMDKVPNLKKPKKEMKKLRDIQGPAMTSNTFTNGQYAIVAMGGGYLHFGHIEMMRLIVNRKMDTRTTFARWRIKAPYKPITRKGLGQRMGGGKGAIDHYVTPVRCGRFIIEVGGKVELKEVEDYLIEITKKLPFPSKVMSRESLEAFKQKQIDKEKNNQNPWTFKKIVQGNMLGIRKVLSPRDLANQGRYTGKFFSPGRV; translated from the exons ATGATATCTTTAATCAAGACTGCCGTGTGTAGCGTGGCCGCCGTCTGTAGCCGTGGTCACCAACAAG GACTCCTGCACGGCCACTTGAAAGCTCTAACCTCCGGAGTGAAGACATACGAAATCCCTCCTGACTTCAGCG ATGTGCTGATGCCAGAGAGGACCAAACTGAAGTTTATGGACAAGGTGCCTAACTTGAAAAAACCTAAGAAGGAGATGAAGAAGCTGCGAGACATTCAAGGCCCCGCTATGACTTCGAACACCTTCACCAATGGACAGTACGCCATAGTG GCTATGGGTGGGGGCTACCTCCATTTTGGCCACATCGAGATGATGCGTCTAATAGTCAACCGAAAGATGGACACCAGAACCACGTTTGCCCGCTGGCGCATCAAAGCCCCGTACAAGCCCATCACCCGTAAAGGGCTCGGTCAGCGCATGGGTGGAGGCAAGGGAGCCATCGACCACTACGTGACGCCTGTGCGCTGCGGTCGCTTTATCATAGAAGTCGGGGGAAAGGTGGAGCTCAAGGAAGTGGAGGATTACCTCATCGAAATCACCAAAAAGCTTCCATTTCCTTCTAAG GTGATGAGTAGAGAGAGCCTAGAAGCCTTCAAACAGAAACAGATCGACAAGGAGAAGAATAACCAAAACCCATGGACTTTCAAAAAGATCGTCCAAGGGAACATGCTCGGTATTAGGAAGGTCCTCAGCCCGCGTGACCTGGCGAATCAGGGACGATACACAGGAAAATTTTTCTCTCCTGGTAGAGTGTGA